The Cloacibacillus sp. genome includes a region encoding these proteins:
- a CDS encoding DUF308 domain-containing protein, with translation MLFSEKMTKEYLLKNKTRFYWTGALMLLTGFIALWMPLVASFAIEMLVGWILVIAGCAQAYGAYKAFKDKTGGWWEVFSSLCAFVAGFLFITKLLAGVLTLSILLSAYFLVDGVTKIIQYWNIRHIDGAVWTLVSGILALVLAWLMWQNMVTGIAMIGVVLGVDFIFGGMSLIFLGRGCLQAAEKQE, from the coding sequence ATGCTGTTTTCCGAAAAAATGACGAAAGAATATCTTTTAAAAAATAAGACAAGGTTCTACTGGACGGGGGCGCTGATGCTCCTCACGGGGTTTATCGCCCTCTGGATGCCTCTCGTCGCCTCATTCGCGATAGAGATGCTCGTCGGATGGATCCTGGTAATCGCGGGATGCGCCCAGGCCTACGGCGCATATAAGGCCTTTAAGGACAAGACCGGCGGTTGGTGGGAGGTATTCAGCTCCCTCTGCGCCTTCGTCGCGGGCTTCCTCTTCATCACGAAGCTGCTCGCGGGCGTTCTGACGCTTTCGATACTCCTCTCCGCCTATTTCCTCGTTGACGGCGTGACGAAGATCATACAATACTGGAACATCCGCCACATCGACGGCGCGGTCTGGACACTGGTCTCCGGCATCCTCGCCCTCGTGCTTGCCTGGCTTATGTGGCAGAACATGGTCACCGGCATCGCGATGATCGGCGTAGTCCTCGGGGTAGACTTCATATTTGGCGGTATGAGCCTGATATTCCTCGGCAGGGGATGCTTACAGGCGGCCGAGAAGCAGGAATAA
- a CDS encoding aspartate/glutamate racemase family protein → MPFYKIKSKSRSWDGEPVGILILDAAYPCVPGNVGNATTFPFPVRYHEVRGASIDRLLNQRDPALLAPFIEGAQKLEAEGVRAVTGACGFMALFQQEIADAVDIPVFMSSMLQVPFIVRTLKRGKKVGIISANASVMTEQHLRNVGITTDMPVVLYGMEGKDEFRSSVLEEKGTMDTDIIEREILEVCDKMLAENPEVAAIQLECSDLPPFAAAVHRHTGLPVFDFITMIRHFESALNPTEYRGAQYRM, encoded by the coding sequence TTGCCGTTCTACAAAATCAAATCGAAGTCACGCTCCTGGGATGGAGAGCCGGTCGGAATTTTAATTTTGGACGCGGCCTATCCCTGTGTCCCAGGAAATGTCGGCAACGCCACGACATTTCCGTTCCCGGTACGCTACCATGAGGTGCGCGGCGCCTCTATCGACCGTCTCTTGAACCAACGCGACCCGGCGCTGCTCGCACCCTTCATAGAGGGCGCGCAGAAGCTGGAGGCCGAGGGCGTGCGCGCGGTCACGGGAGCCTGCGGTTTTATGGCGCTCTTCCAGCAGGAGATCGCCGACGCCGTCGACATTCCCGTCTTTATGTCCAGTATGCTGCAGGTACCTTTCATTGTGCGTACCCTCAAGAGGGGTAAGAAGGTGGGCATCATCTCCGCCAACGCCTCCGTCATGACCGAACAGCATCTGCGCAACGTCGGCATCACCACGGATATGCCGGTCGTCCTCTACGGCATGGAGGGCAAGGATGAATTCCGCTCTTCCGTCCTTGAGGAGAAGGGGACGATGGACACCGACATCATCGAACGAGAGATACTCGAGGTCTGCGACAAAATGCTCGCGGAAAACCCCGAGGTCGCCGCGATACAGCTTGAATGCAGCGACCTGCCTCCCTTCGCCGCCGCCGTCCACCGCCACACGGGGCTGCCGGTCTTCGACTTCATAACGATGATACGGCACTTCGAAAGCGCGCTGAATCCAACGGAATACAGGGGAGCGCAATACCGTATGTAA
- a CDS encoding phosphate acyltransferase: protein MYKTFDEMINNCGCLSGSSLVAAAADRETIEAVKLAFDKGLGHAIFTGDERVIAPLVEEFGIADKSETVHAGDPVEAAKKAVALVREGSGDALMKGLVNTSDFMRAVLDREQGLRAGHLLSHLAVMEIPGEHHLSFCTDTAFIVAPTLDQKKHILRNALRAIHALGYEHVNVACIAANERVDPHIPSTVEAAALVAAWREGEFDELPCTCTVEGPMVIDVVASKEAAEHKGINSVIAGKVDLTLAPNLECGNVHCKTLVHYCKAKFAGVVLGAMVPIVLVSRTDDPETKFYGIALSCLVSGGR, encoded by the coding sequence ATGTATAAGACATTTGATGAAATGATAAATAACTGTGGCTGTCTCAGCGGAAGCAGCCTGGTCGCCGCGGCGGCGGACAGGGAGACTATCGAAGCGGTGAAGCTGGCCTTCGACAAGGGGCTGGGGCATGCCATATTCACCGGCGACGAGCGGGTCATCGCGCCGCTCGTGGAGGAGTTCGGCATCGCGGATAAATCGGAGACCGTTCATGCCGGAGACCCCGTGGAGGCGGCCAAAAAGGCGGTTGCCCTCGTCCGCGAGGGCAGCGGCGACGCGCTGATGAAGGGGCTCGTCAACACCTCGGATTTCATGCGCGCCGTGCTGGACCGTGAACAGGGGCTGCGCGCGGGACATCTTTTGAGCCATCTCGCGGTGATGGAAATCCCCGGAGAGCACCATCTCTCCTTCTGCACCGACACGGCCTTTATCGTGGCGCCGACGCTGGACCAGAAGAAGCATATTCTGAGAAACGCCTTAAGGGCGATCCACGCTCTGGGCTACGAACATGTCAACGTCGCCTGCATCGCGGCCAACGAACGTGTGGACCCGCACATCCCATCCACGGTGGAGGCCGCCGCCCTCGTCGCCGCCTGGCGCGAGGGAGAGTTTGACGAGCTGCCCTGCACCTGCACCGTCGAGGGGCCGATGGTGATCGACGTCGTGGCTTCAAAGGAGGCCGCGGAGCATAAGGGGATAAACAGCGTCATAGCGGGGAAGGTGGATCTTACTCTCGCTCCGAATCTGGAGTGCGGCAACGTCCACTGTAAAACGCTCGTGCACTACTGCAAGGCGAAGTTCGCCGGCGTGGTGCTCGGCGCGATGGTGCCGATCGTGCTTGTCTCGCGTACAGACGATCCGGAGACGAAGTTCTACGGCATCGCGCTCTCCTGCCTCGTTTCGGGGGGACGGTAG
- a CDS encoding TlpA disulfide reductase family protein has product MYKKFLLLFLALTVASVFATSAFALGNGSQVENFTLKDLSGKNVSLNQFKGKVVVLNFWASWCPPCRNEMPEFNEMSKEFKKSGDAVLLAVNMTDGRRETKSKVENFIKETGYTMTVLLDSDQELAEYFGIRYIPSTFVINREGKLTGQIQGGTTKAAVMKLVEEAKK; this is encoded by the coding sequence ATGTACAAAAAATTTCTGCTTCTGTTTCTCGCGCTGACAGTCGCCTCTGTATTCGCCACCTCGGCCTTTGCCCTCGGCAACGGCTCGCAGGTAGAGAATTTCACGCTGAAGGATCTTTCCGGCAAAAATGTCTCCTTGAATCAGTTCAAGGGCAAGGTCGTAGTGCTCAATTTCTGGGCCAGCTGGTGCCCTCCCTGCCGCAATGAGATGCCGGAGTTTAACGAGATGAGCAAGGAGTTTAAAAAATCCGGCGACGCCGTGCTGCTGGCCGTCAATATGACGGACGGCCGCCGCGAGACGAAGTCGAAGGTCGAGAATTTTATCAAGGAGACCGGCTACACGATGACGGTGCTGCTCGACAGCGATCAGGAGCTTGCGGAGTATTTCGGCATCCGCTATATCCCGAGCACCTTCGTCATCAACAGAGAGGGTAAACTTACGGGCCAGATACAGGGCGGCACGACAAAGGCCGCCGTCATGAAGCTGGTGGAAGAGGCGAAAAAATAA
- the buk gene encoding butyrate kinase yields the protein MKILAVNPGSTSTKIAVFEEERPLFEKNIALTDAKRSAFTAVLDQLDMRCALTSRALSEAGFEEDSFDAVVGRGGLLAPMPSGTYLVNAVMKDYLREAPRGDHASNLGAFIAERFSKLSNCPAYIVDPVSVDELSDIARVSGAPEIARGSLVHALNQKAMGCRAAASLRKRYEECRFVIAHLGTGVTMGAHDRGRIVDVIGAKADGPFSAERAGGLPVDAVVELCFSGMYTRDELRRKLLSGWGIVSYLGTRDIREVFKMAEDDARARLILDAYVYQIAKGIGELAAALDGEIDAVILTGGMAHSDALMELVGRKVKFLGDIIVLPGENELESLAAGALRVLRGEERAKLYPTGEYA from the coding sequence ATGAAGATCCTGGCGGTGAATCCCGGCTCCACTTCGACGAAGATCGCGGTCTTTGAGGAGGAGCGTCCATTATTTGAGAAAAATATAGCTCTGACGGACGCCAAGAGGTCGGCCTTCACCGCCGTGCTTGACCAGCTGGATATGAGATGCGCGCTGACATCGCGGGCGCTCTCCGAGGCCGGTTTCGAAGAAGATTCTTTCGACGCCGTGGTGGGACGCGGCGGCCTGCTCGCGCCGATGCCCTCCGGTACATATCTTGTGAACGCGGTGATGAAGGACTATCTGCGGGAGGCTCCGCGCGGCGATCATGCCTCAAACCTCGGCGCCTTCATCGCGGAGCGCTTCTCAAAGCTTTCAAACTGTCCCGCATATATCGTCGATCCCGTGTCGGTCGACGAACTCTCGGATATCGCCCGTGTTTCCGGCGCTCCCGAGATCGCGCGCGGCAGCCTCGTGCACGCGCTCAACCAGAAGGCGATGGGGTGCAGGGCCGCGGCGTCTCTGCGCAAACGGTATGAGGAATGCCGCTTTGTCATCGCCCACCTCGGCACAGGGGTGACGATGGGGGCGCATGACCGGGGGCGGATCGTCGACGTAATCGGCGCGAAGGCGGACGGCCCCTTCTCAGCGGAGCGCGCCGGCGGGCTGCCAGTGGACGCGGTGGTCGAGCTCTGCTTCAGCGGGATGTACACGCGGGATGAGCTGCGCCGAAAGCTGCTCTCCGGCTGGGGCATCGTCTCTTACCTTGGGACCCGCGATATCCGCGAGGTCTTCAAGATGGCGGAGGACGACGCGCGCGCTAGGCTGATACTTGATGCATATGTCTACCAGATCGCGAAGGGGATCGGCGAACTCGCGGCGGCGCTTGACGGAGAGATCGACGCGGTCATTCTCACCGGCGGCATGGCTCACTCGGACGCGCTGATGGAGCTGGTCGGCAGGAAGGTAAAGTTTCTTGGCGACATCATCGTACTTCCGGGGGAAAACGAACTGGAATCGCTCGCCGCCGGCGCGCTGCGCGTCCTGCGCGGCGAGGAGCGCGCGAAACTTTACCCCACGGGAGAATACGCCTGA